Genomic window (Drosophila sulfurigaster albostrigata strain 15112-1811.04 chromosome 2R, ASM2355843v2, whole genome shotgun sequence):
AGCTCACatgatatttttataacatatattGAGAGACCACAATAAATACGATTTGTAAAATCACTTTTGCTCATTTCTTTCCCTCAACCATAATAATGTGGTAACCAAATTTCGTCTTAATCGGTGGATCGGTGTAAACGGGATTGTTGACAGTCGAAATGGGCAAAGCGAAGGCTGCATCCTGGAAGGGTCCGACCATGGCGCCGCGTATCTGCCAGCCCAAGTCGCCGCCTTGGCGTGCCTTATCCTCGCTGTAAGCGGTCGCCACTTCGGGAAACTTTTGACCTGCCTTAAGCTTCTCCATGGCTTCCATAATCTTGCCTTGCTTCTCGCAGAGAATGTGCCGCACTTTCACAGAGTTGCCGCCCTTCTTCTCCTTGCCAGCACCTGTGAATTACACAGTGTTAGTTGGCTTTAAGCTAATGTGCATGCATATTATACTTTTATCCTCCGCCGCTGGCTTTTTTCCACCTTTTGCGGCATCCTTTCCGCCTTTTGCATCCTTTTTGGGTGGCATGCTCTATTtgtaaacaacaactacaattacCAAGGTTGCCACTGCGATGCTCAGCACATGTGTGCTGCCACTTGACAGTAttgtaaaataacaaaaaaatatcgataaaaCATAAGCAACTCTATGTGAGTGATTTTGTAGAGAATAcggtatattataatttattataaataataaaaataatgcaattagtattacatttataCTTTTATACCGTTTCGGTGTAATTTGATTAGTTTTGTTATGTGTAATAGattaaaatcaatcaattatcaaagaaaattgtatttttggtatatttgtctGTAGAAAATGACATATTTTGGTATTCAGTTTGTGGTCACGCTGCCAACAACTCGCCTCCCCGCTCCTTTTCACTTTAGCGAGGCAAAATTTGTCACATTTCCTTGGCAAAATTGTAAGTTTTGTCATTGTAAATCAAgtgtaaataaagtaaaaacgTACCAATCTCTTTCCATACAGTGCAGTTAGTGATTGATCATTAAATCATCTTGGGTAACGTCAAGACTAAAGCGTAACACAGCAGACAAAGTAACACTAGCAACAACGAAGCAAAATGCCTAAGAATAAGGGAAAAGGTGGCAAAAATCGTCGTCGTGGAAAGAACGAAAATGAATTCGAAAAGCGTGAACTGATCTTCAAAGAGGATCAACAGGAGTACGCACAGGTGACCAAAATGCTGGGCAATGGTCGCTTGGAGGCAATGTGCTTTGATGGCGTCAAACGTCTGTGTCATATTCGGGGGAAACTTCGTAAGAAGGTAAgtgcgtgtgagtgtatgtgatgtgggtgtatgtgttagcctttctatgtgtgtgtctgtgcgtgCGTGAGTATCAGTGACACGGTGCGCTATTATTTGTGtggtagtgtgtgtgtgtgtatttgtttgtgtgcgaaTACGCGTGCATATCGAATCGTAAATTGCAAtgcgctttgctttgtttgccgCCCTTGGGGAAAACAAATTATCAACATTTTCGCTATAAACAAAgtgtacaaaattattaatattttagtattgaCAATTTAACAGCTGCATACTGCTGCCTTGCATTTGTAAATTCGGAGAGAGCATTtctcttttgcattttacactGTCTCTGGGCCAATGGCCttcaaaaattgcaaacaatgGCGAATCATTTCTCGGAATTCTTATGTACATCCATTTCTATGTACGCGTCTGTACCTAACTTTATACATACTTTCACTGTCGTATACTAAGATTTACGAAGCGCTACCTGTTCTCTTCTCTTTGGGTTTACACGTCGAATCTCTTTAAATGTCACGTCCAATGTTTTTTCAGTCTTCTTTgtccatttcattttgctgCCTACTAAATTCAAATGCCAGATctctaatattaaatataatacatattttacttGAACAGCAAGGCATTACAATCATTACTTTGCCTAAAGAGACAATTAGGAATGGAAGAAAACAGTCtccttaataaataataatacgtATGTGTAGATAGATACCTAATCACGcttgaatttcattaattcGTCTGCAATAATTATCGAAATTGACAACCGAGTAATCTATTTAGGAAAATGTCCCAGTCACTAAGCGttgataaatacatatgtgacccatttttgcatttgataaATTTCGTGGTATTTACCTTTAGAGAAGATATCTTCACTATTTGTCTAATCATCATGTggataattttagtatttatactttatgtaTTTCATACTAAACTGACTACATTTCATAATTAGTTTCTTTAgaacttatattttttataccttacttttatttgttgatcgaattttaaaattaacattaattgtCAGTTCTCTTGTTATGTGATTGCACGCATCGCCTattgaaaaaacattttaaaatacaaattactatggataattttaatatgtatgctacatatatgtatatcctatatttatatgtatagaAAACCATCTTAGTTATCTATTTTATTGGCTATCAAATCTAcctttatactatatagtaaaCTGTAGAATATGTAgatattttctaataaattacGCATTTTAAACTGTCTATAAACTAGACTCGATTTCATGGTACTTTCCC
Coding sequences:
- the LOC133838922 gene encoding peptidyl-prolyl cis-trans isomerase NIMA-interacting 4; this encodes MPPKKDAKGGKDAAKGGKKPAAEDKSAGKEKKGGNSVKVRHILCEKQGKIMEAMEKLKAGQKFPEVATAYSEDKARQGGDLGWQIRGAMVGPFQDAAFALPISTVNNPVYTDPPIKTKFGYHIIMVEGKK